From Pseudomonas vanderleydeniana, the proteins below share one genomic window:
- a CDS encoding sensor domain-containing diguanylate cyclase — MKRDIHLVILLLSVIGCSLASLTLWKVMASRERALEEINIHGLNLTQALSTYSEGIVRQSSLLLLGLVERLETEGSGPAQIERLSQLVSRQQPLMPQMSGITVYARDGRWLMSSNRPVPVGANSSDRAYFIHHRDDPSREPFIGLPIRSRTNQEWVITISRRFNDAQGEFAGVVAVTLGVENFLRLFGQIDVGQEGAIGLSYTDGSMLVRYPFREQDMGRNFSKSPIYAKYLVDKSVGTASFTSSLDGVERLYAFRKSDKLPLVTTVALGKREALAAWQLEALLSALVVSALLVVTGAIGWMLIRNIRRRIAVENQLRQTQRQLLDSNQQLERLAMHDALTGLANRRSFDETLLQETSRTRRSGTSLALLMIDIDHFKRYNDTYGHPAGDACLQQVAARLSGCLRRPPDLLARYGGEEMAVILPDTDRAGAVVVAHMMLERLALEPIAHRSSPFAQVTVSMGIACASGSELDCWQSLLERADQALYVAKQSGRNRLHVD; from the coding sequence GTGAAACGTGACATCCACCTCGTTATCCTTCTGCTCTCGGTCATTGGTTGTTCACTCGCGTCGTTGACACTCTGGAAAGTGATGGCCTCCCGTGAGCGGGCATTGGAAGAAATCAATATCCATGGCCTGAACCTGACCCAGGCCCTCTCCACCTACTCCGAAGGCATCGTGAGGCAAAGCTCGCTGTTGTTGCTCGGCCTGGTCGAACGCCTGGAGACCGAGGGCAGCGGACCGGCACAGATCGAACGCCTCAGCCAGTTGGTCAGCCGCCAGCAGCCACTGATGCCGCAGATGAGCGGCATCACCGTTTACGCCAGGGACGGACGCTGGCTGATGTCCTCCAACCGGCCAGTCCCCGTTGGCGCCAACAGCAGCGACCGGGCCTATTTCATCCACCACCGCGATGACCCTTCTCGCGAGCCGTTCATCGGCCTGCCGATTCGCAGCCGCACCAATCAGGAATGGGTGATCACCATCAGTCGGCGGTTCAACGATGCCCAGGGCGAATTCGCCGGCGTGGTCGCCGTCACGCTCGGGGTGGAGAACTTCCTGCGCCTGTTCGGCCAGATCGACGTGGGCCAGGAAGGTGCCATCGGCCTGTCCTATACCGACGGTTCGATGCTGGTGCGCTACCCGTTCCGGGAACAGGACATGGGACGAAACTTTTCCAAATCGCCGATCTACGCCAAGTATCTGGTCGACAAGTCGGTGGGAACCGCCTCGTTCACCTCCAGCCTGGACGGCGTGGAACGCCTCTATGCCTTTCGCAAGAGCGACAAGTTGCCCCTGGTAACGACGGTTGCGCTGGGCAAGCGCGAAGCGCTGGCGGCCTGGCAGCTTGAGGCATTGCTGTCGGCATTGGTGGTCAGCGCATTGCTGGTGGTCACCGGCGCCATCGGCTGGATGCTGATACGCAACATCCGCCGTCGTATCGCCGTGGAAAACCAGCTGCGGCAGACCCAGCGGCAATTGCTCGACAGCAACCAGCAACTGGAGCGCCTGGCCATGCACGACGCACTGACCGGCCTGGCCAATCGGCGCAGCTTCGACGAGACGCTGCTCCAGGAGACCAGCAGGACCCGGCGCAGCGGTACGTCACTGGCGCTGCTGATGATCGATATCGATCATTTCAAACGCTACAACGACACCTACGGCCATCCCGCAGGCGACGCCTGCCTGCAACAGGTCGCCGCGCGGCTTTCCGGCTGCCTGCGCCGACCGCCCGACCTGCTGGCACGCTACGGCGGCGAAGAGATGGCCGTCATCCTGCCCGACACCGACCGTGCCGGAGCCGTCGTCGTTGCGCACATGATGCTCGAACGCCTGGCCCTGGAACCTATCGCCCACCGGAGCAGTCCTTTTGCACAGGTGACCGTCAGTATGGGTATTGCCTGCGCGAGCGGATCCGAGCTGGACTGTTGGCAGTCATTGCTCGAGCGCGCCGACCAGGCTCTCTATGTCGCCAAGCAGTCCGGTCGCAATCGCCTGCATGTCGACTGA
- a CDS encoding MFS transporter yields the protein MNDSRHTAAPQRALDWLNFFLADVRDGLGPYLAIYLLAVHQWQPASIGLVMTLAGIAALLAQTPAGALIDRTPAKRAVVVIAALLVTGSCLLLPLISSFGLVALTQTLSALAGSVFAPAIAGISLGLTGPRAFTRRVGRNETFNHAGNAFSALLAGGLAYLFGPVVVFYLMAVMTVASILAVSRVPGAAIDHQLARGLAHVPSDDSQPAGPGLLLHNRTLLLFAVCCALFHLANAAMLPLVSQKLSQVDLRLATPLTSACIVAAQLVMVPMALLVGAKAEQWGRKPFLLAGFFILPLRGALYVLSDNPFWLVSVQLLDGIGAGIFGALFPIVVKDLTEGSGRFNVSLGALSAVFGLGAALSPGLAGLVVQTAGYDAAFLTLAAIAAAAFLLVLLALPETRPQSAAGFHNASAASSRASSV from the coding sequence TTGAACGACTCCCGGCACACCGCTGCACCTCAGCGCGCGCTCGACTGGCTGAACTTCTTCCTGGCCGACGTGCGCGACGGCCTGGGCCCTTACCTGGCGATCTATCTGCTGGCGGTGCACCAGTGGCAACCGGCGAGCATCGGCCTGGTGATGACCCTGGCCGGCATCGCGGCATTGCTCGCCCAAACCCCGGCCGGCGCCTTGATCGACAGGACACCGGCCAAGCGCGCAGTGGTGGTGATCGCCGCCTTGCTGGTCACCGGCAGTTGCCTGCTGCTGCCACTGATCTCGTCGTTCGGGCTGGTGGCGCTGACGCAGACCCTCAGTGCACTGGCCGGCTCGGTATTCGCCCCGGCCATTGCCGGCATCTCCCTGGGCCTGACCGGGCCCAGGGCCTTTACCCGGCGCGTGGGACGCAACGAAACCTTCAACCATGCCGGCAATGCGTTCTCGGCCCTGCTGGCAGGCGGCCTGGCCTATCTGTTCGGACCGGTGGTGGTGTTCTACCTGATGGCGGTCATGACCGTGGCCAGCATCCTCGCGGTCAGTCGTGTCCCCGGGGCCGCGATTGATCATCAACTGGCCCGCGGCCTGGCGCATGTGCCGTCGGACGACAGCCAGCCGGCCGGTCCTGGCCTGCTGTTGCACAACCGCACCCTGCTGCTGTTCGCCGTGTGCTGTGCCCTCTTCCACCTGGCCAATGCGGCGATGCTGCCGTTGGTGAGCCAGAAGTTGTCGCAGGTCGACCTGCGCCTGGCCACGCCCCTCACGTCCGCCTGTATCGTCGCGGCGCAACTGGTGATGGTGCCCATGGCCCTGCTGGTGGGCGCCAAGGCCGAACAGTGGGGGCGCAAGCCGTTCCTGCTCGCCGGATTTTTCATCCTGCCACTGCGTGGTGCACTGTATGTGCTGTCCGACAATCCGTTCTGGCTGGTCAGCGTGCAACTGCTCGACGGCATCGGCGCCGGCATCTTCGGAGCGCTGTTCCCGATCGTGGTCAAGGACCTCACCGAGGGCAGCGGGCGCTTCAATGTCAGCCTGGGGGCGTTGAGCGCAGTCTTCGGCCTGGGCGCGGCGCTGAGTCCGGGGCTGGCCGGTCTGGTGGTCCAGACGGCCGGCTACGATGCCGCATTCCTGACCCTGGCGGCCATCGCCGCAGCGGCGTTCCTGCTGGTATTGCTCGCACTGCCGGAAACCCGACCGCAATCGGCGGCAGGTTTTCACAATGCCTCTGCCGCGTCCAGCCGCGCCAGCAGCGTCTGA
- a CDS encoding cryptochrome/photolyase family protein, translated as MRLGLVLGDQLSFDLATLRALEPERDVLLMAEVEGEARYVPHHPQKIVLIFSAMRHFAEALRERGWRVHYVRLDEPGNSGSIAAELCRWQARLGVDEVHVTECGEWRLEQALREAGLPLVWHRDTRFLCSREAFARWAADRKQLRMEHFYRGMRKRCNLLLEPDGSPAGGAWNFDADNRKPLPRGLRGPFAAYFAQDATTAAVITLVRERFSQHYGTLDAFDYPVTHEQARTLWEHFLEFGLAAFGDYQDAMAEGEPYLFHSRISAALNIGLLDVRELCEDVEMAWRERRVPLNAAEGFIRQLIGWREYVRGIYWLRMPDYAGLNYLGNERALPEFYWTGQTRMRCMAQVIGQTLELGYAHHIQRLMVTGNFALLAGIAPPAICEWYLAVYLDAFDWVELPNTLGMVMHADGGYLGSKPYCASGRYIQRMSDHCKSCSYKVDRAVEEDACPFNALYWHFLIRHRQPLAHNPRLALVYRSLDGLPQARREALWQRGQTLLARLDAAEAL; from the coding sequence ATGCGGCTGGGGCTGGTGCTCGGTGACCAACTGTCGTTCGACCTCGCGACGCTGCGTGCCCTGGAGCCGGAGCGCGATGTATTGCTGATGGCCGAGGTCGAAGGGGAGGCGCGCTACGTACCGCACCATCCGCAGAAGATCGTGCTGATTTTCAGCGCCATGCGTCATTTCGCCGAGGCCCTGCGCGAGCGGGGCTGGCGCGTGCACTACGTGCGGCTGGATGAGCCGGGCAACAGCGGCAGTATCGCCGCGGAACTGTGTCGCTGGCAGGCCCGGCTGGGCGTGGACGAGGTGCACGTTACCGAGTGTGGCGAGTGGCGTCTGGAACAGGCGCTGCGCGAGGCCGGACTGCCGCTGGTGTGGCACCGCGACACGCGCTTCCTGTGCTCGCGTGAGGCCTTTGCCCGCTGGGCCGCGGATCGCAAGCAGTTGCGCATGGAGCACTTCTACCGTGGCATGCGCAAGCGCTGCAATCTGCTGCTGGAGCCTGATGGCAGTCCGGCCGGCGGCGCCTGGAACTTCGATGCCGACAACCGCAAGCCCTTGCCCCGTGGCTTGCGGGGCCCATTTGCAGCGTATTTTGCCCAGGACGCGACAACAGCGGCGGTGATCACCCTGGTCCGTGAGCGCTTTTCGCAGCATTACGGCACGCTCGACGCCTTTGACTATCCGGTGACCCATGAGCAGGCCAGGACGCTCTGGGAGCATTTTCTCGAGTTCGGCCTGGCGGCGTTCGGTGACTACCAGGATGCAATGGCCGAAGGCGAGCCGTATCTGTTCCATTCCCGTATCAGTGCCGCCCTGAACATCGGCCTGCTGGATGTCCGTGAACTGTGCGAGGACGTCGAGATGGCCTGGCGGGAGCGGCGGGTACCGCTCAACGCCGCCGAGGGGTTCATTCGCCAACTGATCGGTTGGCGCGAGTACGTACGGGGTATCTACTGGTTGCGCATGCCCGACTACGCCGGGCTCAACTACCTGGGCAACGAGCGTGCGCTCCCCGAATTCTACTGGACGGGGCAGACCCGCATGCGCTGCATGGCCCAGGTCATCGGCCAGACCCTGGAGCTGGGCTACGCCCACCATATCCAGCGACTGATGGTGACCGGCAATTTTGCGCTGCTGGCCGGCATCGCTCCCCCGGCGATCTGCGAGTGGTACCTGGCCGTGTACCTGGATGCCTTCGACTGGGTCGAATTGCCCAATACCCTGGGCATGGTCATGCATGCCGATGGTGGTTACCTGGGTTCCAAGCCCTATTGCGCCAGTGGTCGCTATATCCAGCGCATGTCCGATCACTGCAAGTCGTGCAGCTACAAGGTCGACCGGGCGGTGGAGGAGGATGCCTGCCCGTTCAACGCGTTGTACTGGCACTTCCTCATTCGTCATCGCCAACCGCTTGCGCATAACCCGCGACTGGCACTGGTCTACCGCAGCCTCGACGGCCTGCCGCAGGCCCGACGCGAGGCCTTGTGGCAGCGTGGTCAGACGCTGCTGGCGCGGCTGGACGCGGCAGAGGCATTGTGA
- a CDS encoding DUF6482 family protein, translating to MNLRHLGELAATGAISELELLSLEGGFYVLRALTEAGPQTLCDARGEVLHLRSTTELRQLLADVPPLRCTLVQQVVHDEMCGQRDGPVEPLRVPVSLASQW from the coding sequence ATGAACCTGCGTCACCTTGGCGAGTTGGCTGCCACAGGCGCCATCAGTGAACTTGAACTGCTGTCACTCGAAGGCGGCTTCTACGTGCTGCGCGCCTTGACCGAGGCCGGGCCGCAAACCTTGTGTGATGCACGAGGTGAAGTCCTGCACCTGCGCTCGACCACCGAGTTGCGACAGTTGCTGGCCGATGTGCCGCCGCTGCGCTGCACGTTGGTACAGCAGGTGGTGCACGATGAAATGTGCGGGCAGCGTGATGGCCCGGTCGAGCCACTGCGGGTACCGGTATCACTGGCCAGCCAGTGGTAG
- a CDS encoding DUF3833 domain-containing protein has product MYRSLLLFCCLMLGSCGNVEVDHYVGEQPPLDLPEFFSRPVQAWGMFQKRSGEVVKRFHVRIDSHRDGERLILDEHFIYSDGTRQQRTWTLTPDGPERWRGTAGDVIGEARGQVAGNALRWRYRLDLPVDGRHWEVDLDDWMYRMDDDTLINRSSMSKLGVEIGQITLFFRRLPEGTP; this is encoded by the coding sequence ATGTACAGAAGCCTGCTGCTGTTCTGCTGCCTGATGCTGGGCAGCTGCGGCAATGTCGAGGTCGATCATTACGTCGGGGAGCAGCCGCCACTGGATCTGCCGGAGTTCTTCTCGCGACCGGTACAGGCCTGGGGCATGTTCCAGAAGCGCTCGGGCGAGGTGGTCAAGCGCTTCCACGTGCGCATCGACAGTCATCGTGACGGCGAGCGGCTGATCCTCGACGAACATTTCATCTACAGCGATGGCACTCGCCAGCAACGGACCTGGACGCTCACCCCCGACGGCCCCGAGCGCTGGCGTGGTACTGCCGGCGACGTGATCGGTGAAGCCCGGGGGCAGGTGGCCGGCAATGCCTTGCGTTGGCGTTATCGCCTGGATCTGCCGGTCGATGGCCGGCACTGGGAGGTCGACCTGGACGACTGGATGTACCGCATGGATGACGACACCCTCATCAACCGCTCGAGCATGAGCAAACTCGGTGTGGAGATCGGGCAGATCACCCTGTTCTTCCGCCGCCTGCCGGAGGGCACACCATGA
- a CDS encoding chalcone isomerase family protein, with amino-acid sequence MTPPAWSDWRPALDGARLIGTGEFSWFGLRLYTARVWSAGAVQDWQQPFALELIYHRALSRDTLVQASLDEIHRLAAQPLAADTEARWTKTMQEAFVDVRPGMRITGLYLPGRGCRFYVDGQLSREIADPAFAQAFFAIWLDPRARDPQLRQQLLGLAGNP; translated from the coding sequence ATGACGCCACCGGCCTGGTCGGACTGGCGTCCGGCGCTGGACGGTGCACGCCTGATCGGCACGGGTGAGTTCAGCTGGTTCGGCCTGCGGTTGTACACCGCCCGGGTCTGGAGTGCCGGTGCGGTGCAGGACTGGCAGCAGCCTTTCGCGCTGGAGCTGATCTACCACCGCGCGTTGTCCCGGGACACCCTGGTGCAGGCCAGCCTGGACGAGATACATCGCCTGGCCGCACAGCCCCTGGCAGCCGATACCGAGGCGCGCTGGACGAAGACGATGCAGGAGGCATTCGTCGATGTTCGCCCGGGCATGCGCATCACCGGGTTGTACCTGCCGGGTCGTGGCTGTCGCTTCTATGTCGATGGGCAATTGAGTCGCGAGATCGCCGATCCGGCGTTCGCCCAGGCGTTCTTCGCCATCTGGCTCGATCCGCGGGCCCGGGACCCGCAACTGCGCCAGCAACTGCTCGGCCTGGCCGGGAACCCGTGA